Proteins found in one Palaeococcus ferrophilus DSM 13482 genomic segment:
- the tsaA gene encoding tRNA (N6-threonylcarbamoyladenosine(37)-N6)-methyltransferase TrmO, translated as MPMEFEPFKITPVGYVRKDEELQETFIEILPEFREAIEGLREGDWIKLILWFHLSDTPEKRRTLKVHPRGDPENPLRGVFATRSPVRPNPIALYTVRIHSVEGNRLYIDWIDAHDGTPVADIKPFVARFDCPEKTVGE; from the coding sequence ATGCCTATGGAGTTTGAGCCCTTCAAAATCACTCCAGTCGGCTACGTGAGAAAGGACGAGGAGCTTCAAGAGACATTCATCGAAATCCTCCCGGAGTTCAGAGAAGCCATTGAAGGTCTTCGAGAGGGCGACTGGATAAAGCTTATCCTCTGGTTCCATCTTAGCGACACGCCCGAGAAAAGGAGAACCCTCAAAGTCCACCCGCGGGGAGATCCGGAGAACCCCCTTAGGGGCGTTTTTGCCACGCGCTCGCCCGTCAGGCCCAACCCCATAGCGCTCTACACCGTCCGGATACACAGCGTCGAAGGAAACCGGCTCTACATAGACTGGATTGACGCACATGATGGAACGCCGGTCGCCGACATAAAGCCCTTTGTAGCGAGGTTCGACTGTCCGGAGAAGACTGTTGGGGAGTGA
- a CDS encoding tripartite tricarboxylate transporter permease, which produces MLGELLLGIAGGSVTGITPGIHTNTLSSLVRGVDFGVFLMLYAMGLTHTFLDAVPSAFLGVPDEGTELAVLPAHRLALKGRALEVVAIALRASLMAVLFSLAFLPLYALIAPLYRQGMGRYLVFLLFFLLVATERGVKRLAAVTVFLLSGAFGILLEGLPLKQAYYHAFAGLFGVPTIVLSGEGRIEGNDTEILMPRARFVVYSFLGTLLGGAASLFPAFTSSQAAMLATFFSRDERAFLTVAFSVNTSNFVLSLANFYLTGRTRNGVLVALREYPLAAAEFRALLVASLFVAFLVNLYGIHLARALLRIISRLDYRKLNISTLLMLIFLSLYFDGSLGLLTLLTGSLIGLSAVKLGVKRTNCMGVLMLPIMLGK; this is translated from the coding sequence ATGCTTGGCGAGCTCCTCCTCGGGATAGCCGGGGGAAGCGTTACGGGAATAACCCCGGGAATACACACGAACACGCTCTCCTCCCTCGTCCGGGGTGTGGACTTCGGGGTTTTCCTTATGCTCTACGCCATGGGGCTGACCCACACGTTCCTCGATGCGGTTCCCTCGGCGTTTTTAGGGGTACCCGATGAGGGCACAGAGCTCGCCGTTCTCCCCGCCCACAGGCTTGCCCTCAAGGGGAGGGCGCTTGAGGTGGTGGCCATAGCCCTCAGGGCGAGTCTGATGGCGGTGCTGTTTTCCCTGGCCTTTCTGCCCCTCTATGCCCTTATAGCCCCCCTCTACCGGCAGGGGATGGGAAGGTACCTCGTTTTCCTCCTCTTTTTTCTGCTCGTGGCAACGGAGAGGGGCGTAAAGCGGCTGGCCGCGGTTACAGTCTTTCTACTATCCGGGGCCTTTGGCATTCTTCTCGAGGGTCTGCCCCTGAAGCAGGCCTACTACCATGCCTTCGCGGGCCTCTTTGGCGTCCCCACGATAGTTTTGAGCGGGGAAGGCAGGATTGAAGGGAACGATACGGAGATACTCATGCCGCGGGCACGGTTTGTTGTTTATTCCTTTCTGGGGACGCTTCTCGGGGGTGCCGCTTCACTGTTTCCTGCGTTCACATCCTCGCAGGCGGCCATGCTGGCGACTTTCTTCTCACGTGACGAGAGGGCTTTCCTCACCGTGGCCTTCTCCGTGAACACGTCCAACTTCGTGCTCTCCCTTGCGAACTTCTACCTAACTGGCCGAACCAGAAACGGCGTTCTCGTGGCCCTTCGCGAATACCCCCTTGCCGCCGCCGAGTTCAGGGCCCTTCTCGTAGCTTCCCTCTTTGTGGCGTTCCTCGTGAACCTCTACGGCATTCATCTGGCGCGGGCATTGTTGCGCATAATCTCGCGCCTTGACTACAGGAAGCTGAACATCTCAACGCTCCTGATGCTGATTTTCCTATCGCTGTATTTTGATGGGTCTCTGGGTCTCCTGACGCTCTTGACAGGCTCTCTGATAGGGCTGAGCGCCGTAAAACTTGGCGTCAAGAGAACAAACTGCATGGGGGTGCTCATGCTCCCTATAATGCTTGGAAAATGA
- a CDS encoding DUF63 family protein produces MGAWEVFQRYFVDPIKYNEGYNTVNTLTYAVILGLAALGVYKILKRLGIKYDKAFFRALIPYMILGAFGRALTDAGIIPRTYLTVTPGIYISTFIITFSALLITHRAFEDWRRAFLYTGWTLVGVEFILLLSHLDKIEFNTRVLLYFVPLASIALAVIYFLSREFPLIERNSYLFYAHFYDATTTFVGVDFLGYWEQHVLPRYLIDLTGTAAVMYLLKFTVLAVALYLMDEIEETEADRELMDFIKTVMFILGFAPGTRNLLRMLMGV; encoded by the coding sequence ATGGGAGCTTGGGAAGTCTTCCAGAGGTACTTCGTGGACCCGATAAAGTACAACGAAGGCTACAACACAGTCAACACGCTCACCTACGCCGTAATCCTCGGGCTGGCCGCCCTTGGGGTGTACAAAATCCTCAAGAGGCTGGGCATAAAGTATGATAAGGCGTTTTTCAGGGCCCTCATCCCCTACATGATTCTCGGTGCCTTTGGACGGGCCCTCACCGACGCGGGCATAATCCCGAGGACGTACCTCACCGTAACGCCGGGGATATACATCTCAACCTTCATAATAACGTTCTCAGCACTCCTCATAACCCACAGGGCATTTGAGGACTGGAGAAGGGCCTTCCTCTACACCGGCTGGACACTCGTCGGCGTCGAGTTCATCCTCCTCCTGTCCCACCTCGACAAGATAGAGTTCAACACGAGGGTGCTCCTCTACTTCGTGCCCCTGGCATCCATCGCGCTGGCCGTGATTTACTTCCTCTCAAGGGAGTTTCCGCTCATCGAGAGAAACAGCTACCTCTTTTACGCCCACTTCTACGACGCAACGACCACCTTCGTTGGGGTTGACTTCCTGGGCTACTGGGAGCAGCACGTGCTCCCGCGCTACCTCATAGACCTCACGGGGACGGCCGCGGTCATGTACCTCCTCAAGTTCACCGTTCTGGCGGTGGCCCTCTACCTGATGGACGAGATAGAGGAGACCGAAGCCGACAGGGAACTCATGGACTTCATAAAGACGGTGATGTTCATACTGGGCTTCGCCCCCGGGACGAGGAACCTGCTCAGAATGCTTATGGGGGTGTGA
- a CDS encoding NAD(P)-dependent glycerol-1-phosphate dehydrogenase — protein sequence MHLMELPREVLLGENLKDRVGEVARRLKLGENALVLYGPKTKEIAGREVEENLEGAYNVTHVEIREASMEEIRRTEMLIKEAAINWAVAVGGGSVIDVAKLASYRADIPFVSFPTTASHDGIASANASIKDLGAKTSVKARPPIAVIADVKVIKTAPYRFLAAGVGDIISNLTAVRDWQLAHRIRGEYYSEYAASLSLMSAKMIIKNADIIRLGNEESVRKVVKGLISSSVAMSIAGSSRPASGAEHLFSHALDAIAPKPALHGEQTGVGTIITAYLHGLKWERIRDTLRKVRAPTNAYELGIEPEYIVKALTIAHTIRPERYTILGRDGLTWEAAEKAARITGVI from the coding sequence ATGCACTTAATGGAGCTTCCCAGGGAGGTCCTTCTCGGCGAGAACCTGAAGGACAGGGTTGGTGAGGTTGCGAGAAGGCTCAAGTTGGGAGAAAACGCTCTCGTTCTCTACGGGCCGAAAACCAAGGAAATAGCCGGAAGAGAAGTGGAGGAAAACCTCGAGGGAGCCTACAACGTAACCCACGTTGAAATACGGGAGGCCTCTATGGAGGAGATAAGGAGGACGGAGATGCTGATAAAAGAGGCCGCGATAAACTGGGCCGTGGCGGTCGGCGGGGGAAGTGTGATAGACGTTGCGAAACTCGCCTCCTACCGCGCGGACATACCATTCGTAAGTTTCCCAACGACAGCGTCCCACGACGGAATAGCGAGCGCGAACGCCTCCATAAAGGATTTAGGGGCGAAAACCTCCGTCAAGGCCCGCCCGCCCATAGCGGTCATAGCGGACGTTAAGGTTATTAAGACAGCGCCCTATCGTTTTCTGGCCGCGGGAGTGGGTGACATAATAAGCAACCTAACGGCCGTCAGGGACTGGCAGCTCGCCCACCGCATCAGGGGAGAGTACTACAGCGAATACGCCGCTTCGCTCTCTCTCATGAGCGCCAAGATGATAATAAAAAACGCCGACATAATACGCCTCGGCAACGAGGAGTCCGTAAGGAAAGTGGTGAAGGGCCTCATCTCGAGCAGCGTCGCAATGAGCATAGCAGGTTCTTCAAGACCGGCCAGCGGTGCGGAACACCTCTTCAGTCATGCGCTCGATGCCATAGCACCAAAACCTGCCCTCCATGGGGAGCAGACGGGGGTGGGCACGATAATAACCGCCTACCTCCACGGCCTCAAGTGGGAGCGCATAAGGGACACCCTGAGGAAGGTAAGGGCCCCAACGAACGCCTACGAACTCGGTATTGAGCCCGAGTACATAGTGAAGGCCCTCACGATTGCACACACCATAAGGCCAGAGCGCTACACAATACTCGGCCGGGACGGCCTCACATGGGAAGCGGCAGAAAAAGCCGCAAGAATAACGGGAGTAATATGA
- a CDS encoding DUF5748 family protein: MHFEVIKEFLEDVGAVYTELDGEIHLDPQTFFEVWKYVGEPDLETYFVEDTVVEPGSYDPPEMKYTSVKNVKIKKVYFETLDGKRIVTDYSEFRKIAESHRA; the protein is encoded by the coding sequence ATGCACTTCGAGGTAATAAAGGAGTTCTTGGAGGATGTCGGGGCTGTGTATACAGAGCTTGATGGAGAAATCCACCTCGACCCCCAGACCTTCTTTGAGGTCTGGAAATACGTCGGGGAGCCCGACCTCGAGACATACTTCGTCGAGGACACCGTCGTGGAGCCCGGCTCCTACGACCCGCCCGAGATGAAGTACACTTCTGTGAAGAACGTTAAAATAAAGAAGGTGTATTTTGAGACCTTAGATGGAAAGAGGATTGTAACGGACTACTCCGAGTTTAGGAAGATCGCCGAAAGCCACAGGGCCTGA
- a CDS encoding RlmF-related methyltransferase gives MPAWKDGKLGLPVKEAVRLFPELEKYLDERGRLDLSNREARILYNRAIAKAVFGLEIEYHPRGLVTTPVSRYLFLKTFLRGGERILEIGTGHTAMMALMAEKLFNCDVTATELDEEFFEYARRNIERNGAKVRLIKSNGGIIKGVILKGERFDAIFSAPPYYEAPTRGVLTEREGVGGGRYGEGFSVRLIEEALDHLRPGGRVALFLPDKGALIEEISERGKELGYSVRDVKFKVGTRWRHSLILSL, from the coding sequence ATGCCAGCGTGGAAGGACGGAAAGCTCGGACTGCCGGTTAAAGAGGCCGTCAGGCTCTTCCCCGAGCTCGAAAAATACCTCGACGAGAGAGGAAGGCTCGACCTCTCGAACAGGGAAGCGAGGATACTCTACAACAGGGCGATAGCCAAGGCCGTCTTCGGGCTGGAGATAGAGTACCACCCGCGTGGTCTTGTGACCACCCCGGTTTCGCGCTACCTATTTCTCAAGACGTTTTTGAGGGGAGGCGAGAGGATTCTTGAGATTGGAACGGGGCACACGGCCATGATGGCACTCATGGCGGAGAAGCTCTTCAACTGCGACGTTACCGCGACGGAGCTCGACGAGGAGTTCTTCGAGTACGCGCGTCGAAATATAGAGAGGAACGGGGCAAAGGTTAGGCTCATCAAGAGTAACGGTGGAATCATTAAGGGTGTCATCCTCAAAGGTGAGAGGTTCGACGCAATCTTCTCGGCACCCCCCTACTACGAGGCCCCGACGAGGGGCGTTCTGACCGAGAGGGAAGGTGTCGGCGGGGGAAGGTACGGGGAAGGGTTCTCGGTGAGGCTGATCGAGGAGGCCCTTGACCACCTAAGGCCCGGCGGGAGGGTTGCGCTCTTCCTTCCGGACAAAGGAGCGTTGATAGAGGAAATATCCGAAAGGGGAAAAGAACTCGGCTACTCCGTTAGGGACGTCAAGTTCAAAGTGGGGACGCGGTGGAGACACAGTTTAATCCTGAGCCTCTAA
- a CDS encoding serpin family protein gives MRRAVLFALILIVLIGGCLGGDGGTPTSSPEPQFTPPMTKYDVLEEGQEKPVVKALNAFAFDLYRELAKDDDNVFFSPYSIEVALAMAYEGARGETAEGMGSVLHLPLDEDTRWTGFRYLVLSLKSPEGSPFILRSANALWVQEGYPLREKYLWVVREFYLGEVRKVNFQGDPEGAAKEINEWVENQTNGRIRDIVGRLTPDTRLILTNAIYFKANWSSRFEAINTRNETFYAPNETVIVPMMHQTGRFPYFENDDIQALELPYEGERLSMLIILPRKGKFELVEDSLKAGLIESALKSMKPESVEVIIPKFQFEKTYRLRDVLMDMGMERAFTNADFSGISDGPLAISQVVHKSFISVAENGTEAAAATAVTMTLSAPVEKEEPKIFRADHPFIFVIYDRTTGAMLFMGRLMNPKG, from the coding sequence ATGAGGCGTGCCGTCCTATTCGCGTTAATTCTAATCGTCCTCATCGGGGGATGCCTCGGTGGGGATGGTGGGACGCCAACAAGCAGCCCGGAGCCCCAATTCACGCCCCCGATGACGAAGTACGACGTTCTGGAGGAGGGGCAGGAGAAGCCGGTGGTTAAAGCGCTCAACGCCTTCGCCTTCGACCTCTACCGCGAGCTGGCAAAGGATGATGACAACGTCTTCTTCTCCCCCTACAGCATCGAGGTCGCGCTGGCCATGGCCTACGAGGGGGCAAGGGGCGAAACCGCGGAGGGGATGGGAAGCGTCCTCCATCTTCCACTGGATGAGGATACGAGGTGGACGGGCTTCAGGTACCTGGTACTCTCCCTGAAAAGCCCCGAAGGCTCGCCCTTCATCCTCAGGAGCGCCAACGCCCTCTGGGTTCAGGAGGGATATCCACTGCGGGAGAAGTACCTATGGGTTGTGAGGGAGTTCTACCTCGGCGAGGTCAGGAAAGTTAACTTCCAGGGCGACCCGGAGGGGGCTGCAAAGGAGATAAACGAATGGGTGGAGAACCAGACGAACGGCAGGATTAGGGACATCGTGGGTAGACTAACTCCGGATACGAGGCTCATCCTGACGAACGCCATTTACTTCAAGGCCAACTGGTCCAGCAGGTTCGAGGCAATCAATACCCGGAACGAAACCTTCTACGCGCCTAACGAGACCGTCATCGTCCCCATGATGCATCAAACCGGAAGATTCCCCTACTTCGAAAACGACGACATTCAGGCCCTCGAGCTTCCCTACGAGGGCGAGAGGCTGAGCATGCTGATAATCCTGCCCAGGAAGGGCAAGTTTGAATTGGTGGAAGACAGCCTAAAAGCGGGGCTCATAGAATCCGCGCTGAAAAGCATGAAGCCCGAGAGCGTTGAGGTGATCATCCCGAAGTTCCAGTTTGAGAAGACCTACCGGCTCAGGGACGTTCTCATGGACATGGGGATGGAGAGGGCATTCACAAACGCCGACTTCTCGGGAATCTCCGATGGACCCCTCGCCATAAGCCAGGTCGTTCACAAGAGCTTCATAAGCGTCGCCGAGAACGGAACGGAGGCGGCTGCGGCCACCGCGGTCACGATGACCCTTAGTGCCCCCGTGGAGAAGGAGGAGCCCAAGATATTCAGAGCGGACCATCCGTTCATCTTCGTCATCTACGATAGAACGACCGGCGCGATGCTCTTCATGGGACGCTTAATGAATCCCAAGGGGTGA
- a CDS encoding adenosylhomocysteinase yields MNCTKDYCVKDISLAPSGEKKIDWVSRFMPVLQSIRADFEKRRPFKGVRIAATLHLEMKTAFLLLTLKAAGAEVSAAASNPLSTQDDVVAALAKAGVKVYAIRGEDREQYYEFMHKALDIRPNIIIDDGADMVSTVLKERGELIPDLWGASEETTTGVIRLRAMEKDGVLKFPIIAVNDSYTKYLFDNRYGTGQSTWDGIIRTTNLLVAGKNVVVVGYGWCGRGIAMRARGLGATVIVVEVDPIRALEARMDGFLVMNMMEAAKVGDIFVTSTGDINCIRREHFEVMKDGVIMANAGHFDVEISKPDLEALAVEINEPRPNITEYKMADGRRLYLLAEGRLVNLAAADGHPAEIMDMSFALQAKAAEYIKENRGRLEPKVYVLPREIDEMVARIKLASMGINIEELTEEQRRYLASWEHGT; encoded by the coding sequence ATGAACTGCACGAAGGATTACTGCGTTAAGGACATCTCGTTAGCGCCGAGCGGGGAGAAAAAGATAGACTGGGTCTCCCGCTTCATGCCCGTTCTCCAAAGCATCAGGGCCGATTTTGAGAAGAGGAGGCCTTTCAAGGGAGTCCGGATAGCGGCAACGCTCCACCTTGAGATGAAGACGGCCTTTCTCCTCCTAACGCTCAAAGCGGCCGGAGCCGAGGTTTCAGCGGCCGCGAGCAACCCGCTGAGTACGCAGGATGACGTTGTCGCTGCCCTTGCGAAGGCAGGCGTCAAGGTCTACGCGATTAGAGGAGAGGACAGGGAACAGTACTACGAGTTCATGCACAAGGCCCTTGACATCAGGCCGAACATCATCATAGACGATGGAGCAGACATGGTTTCAACCGTTCTCAAGGAGAGGGGGGAGCTCATCCCTGACCTCTGGGGCGCGAGCGAAGAGACCACAACCGGCGTCATAAGGCTCCGCGCCATGGAGAAGGACGGCGTTCTGAAGTTCCCGATCATAGCCGTGAACGATTCCTACACCAAATACCTCTTCGACAACCGCTACGGGACGGGACAGTCCACTTGGGACGGCATAATAAGGACGACGAACCTCCTGGTGGCTGGTAAAAACGTCGTCGTTGTCGGCTACGGCTGGTGCGGAAGGGGCATAGCCATGCGCGCCCGCGGACTGGGGGCAACTGTTATCGTCGTCGAGGTTGACCCGATAAGGGCCCTTGAAGCTAGAATGGACGGCTTCCTCGTCATGAACATGATGGAAGCGGCGAAGGTAGGCGACATCTTTGTGACCTCGACCGGAGATATCAACTGCATACGCAGAGAGCACTTCGAGGTCATGAAGGACGGAGTTATAATGGCCAACGCCGGCCACTTCGATGTGGAGATTTCCAAGCCCGACCTTGAGGCCCTCGCGGTTGAGATAAACGAGCCGAGGCCGAACATCACGGAGTACAAGATGGCCGATGGAAGGAGACTGTACCTCTTAGCCGAGGGCAGGCTGGTGAATTTAGCGGCTGCGGACGGTCACCCCGCGGAGATAATGGACATGAGCTTTGCCCTCCAGGCGAAGGCGGCAGAATACATCAAGGAGAACCGCGGAAGGCTTGAGCCAAAGGTCTACGTCCTCCCGAGGGAGATAGACGAGATGGTGGCGAGGATCAAGCTCGCCTCGATGGGGATTAATATTGAGGAGCTCACGGAGGAGCAGAGGCGCTATCTGGCCAGCTGGGAGCACGGGACGTGA
- a CDS encoding class I SAM-dependent rRNA methyltransferase has translation MAKVFVDAQAARAIGKGAMIVFKAGVVRTEGSIRPGDVVEVYTRAGRFLGKGFANPNSNIMVRLVTKDPDTDINKELFRERIRKANEYRKKVLGYDKAYRMVYGEADYLPGLIVDRFNEIASLQISSAGMERFKMDVAEAIMEAEPEIETVFEKNTGRARRREGLPEVERVLLGKKKYRTVIKEGRARFIVDMRGQKTGFFLDQRENRIALEKYVKPGMRVLDVFTYTGGFAIHAAVSGAEEVVAVDKSPKAIEMARENAKLNGVEERMEFIVGSAFQVMEDMIKRGEKFDIVILDPPAFVQHEKDLKRGLRAYFNVNYSGLRLVKEGGILVTASCSQHVDMQLFKDMIIAAAAKAGKFLKLLEPYRTQAPDHPILMASKDTEYLKALFFYVEEAK, from the coding sequence ATGGCTAAGGTGTTCGTGGATGCACAGGCTGCGAGGGCCATTGGAAAGGGCGCGATGATAGTTTTCAAAGCCGGGGTGGTGAGAACTGAAGGCTCAATAAGGCCGGGCGACGTTGTGGAGGTTTACACGCGCGCGGGCCGCTTTCTCGGAAAGGGCTTCGCAAATCCGAACTCCAACATCATGGTGAGGCTCGTAACGAAAGACCCCGATACGGATATTAACAAAGAGCTCTTCCGCGAGAGGATAAGGAAGGCAAACGAGTACCGGAAGAAGGTTCTCGGCTATGATAAGGCCTACCGAATGGTCTACGGCGAGGCCGACTACCTTCCGGGCCTCATAGTTGACCGCTTCAACGAGATAGCCTCCCTCCAGATCTCCAGCGCGGGGATGGAGCGCTTCAAGATGGACGTGGCGGAGGCCATAATGGAGGCCGAGCCCGAGATAGAGACCGTCTTTGAGAAGAACACGGGGAGGGCAAGGAGGAGGGAAGGCCTTCCGGAGGTGGAAAGGGTTCTCCTTGGAAAGAAGAAGTACAGGACTGTCATCAAGGAGGGGCGGGCGAGGTTCATAGTGGACATGCGCGGGCAGAAGACGGGGTTCTTCCTCGACCAGAGGGAGAACAGGATAGCCCTCGAAAAGTACGTTAAGCCCGGAATGAGGGTGTTAGATGTGTTCACCTACACCGGCGGCTTCGCAATCCACGCAGCAGTTTCAGGCGCTGAGGAGGTCGTGGCGGTTGACAAATCTCCAAAGGCCATAGAAATGGCGAGGGAGAACGCAAAGCTGAACGGCGTCGAGGAGAGGATGGAGTTCATCGTGGGGAGCGCCTTCCAGGTCATGGAGGACATGATAAAGAGGGGGGAGAAGTTCGACATCGTTATCCTCGATCCTCCAGCCTTCGTCCAGCACGAGAAGGATCTTAAGAGGGGATTAAGAGCTTACTTCAACGTCAACTACTCCGGTTTGAGGCTCGTTAAGGAGGGAGGAATACTGGTTACGGCCTCCTGCTCCCAGCACGTGGACATGCAGCTCTTCAAAGACATGATCATAGCGGCGGCTGCAAAGGCCGGAAAGTTCCTCAAGCTCCTCGAGCCCTACAGGACGCAGGCGCCGGACCATCCGATACTCATGGCCTCCAAGGACACCGAGTACCTCAAGGCCCTCTTCTTTTACGTGGAGGAGGCGAAATAA
- a CDS encoding bifunctional fructose-bisphosphatase/inositol-phosphate phosphatase, translating into MEWNEISLELAKEVEKAVMPLFGTKKAARTVGRSPSGDVTKFVDSVAENVILNRLSPLGVNIVSEEVGTITGESEYTVVVDPIDGSYNFVSGIPIFAFSFAVFKNENPLYGMIYEFVTGNVYEAIAGEGAYLNGERIRVRKAEEGKYALSFYTRGWGLELIKRVKRTRVLGAVALELAYLARGAIDGVLDIRNYVRPTDIAAGVLIAREAGAIVMDTEGKELRFSLSAEEKGNIIAVNDERVLKVVLDSLKQNTF; encoded by the coding sequence ATGGAGTGGAACGAAATCTCTCTTGAGCTCGCAAAGGAGGTTGAAAAGGCAGTAATGCCGCTCTTCGGTACAAAAAAGGCGGCCAGAACCGTGGGAAGGAGCCCAAGTGGGGACGTGACGAAGTTCGTGGACAGTGTGGCGGAGAACGTAATACTCAACCGGCTTTCGCCTCTCGGGGTGAACATCGTTAGCGAGGAAGTGGGTACCATCACGGGCGAGAGTGAGTACACTGTGGTGGTTGACCCCATTGACGGCTCCTACAACTTCGTGAGCGGCATTCCCATCTTTGCATTCAGCTTCGCGGTATTCAAAAACGAGAATCCCCTCTACGGCATGATATACGAGTTCGTAACGGGCAACGTTTACGAGGCCATCGCCGGGGAGGGCGCCTACTTGAACGGGGAGAGGATACGCGTGAGGAAGGCCGAGGAAGGTAAGTATGCGCTGAGCTTCTACACCCGCGGTTGGGGACTGGAACTCATAAAGCGGGTAAAGAGAACGCGCGTTCTGGGGGCTGTGGCTCTCGAGCTAGCCTATCTCGCGAGGGGAGCTATTGACGGGGTTCTCGACATTAGAAACTACGTCAGGCCGACGGACATAGCCGCAGGGGTGCTCATAGCGAGGGAAGCCGGGGCCATAGTGATGGACACCGAGGGGAAAGAGCTAAGGTTCTCGCTCAGCGCCGAGGAAAAGGGAAACATAATAGCGGTGAACGATGAGAGGGTCCTCAAGGTCGTGCTGGACTCTCTAAAGCAAAACACTTTT
- a CDS encoding UPF0179 family protein, with amino-acid sequence MVVTLVGEKLAKPGVEFIFYGPADPCRTCKLARVCVGNLEKGRRYKVVRIRNIEHSCPLHEGKVRVVDVVEPAIDIAIEPRYAIVGSKMRLSFVNCNDEDKREVIRPEGLFEGDTVKIVELVGDIECGGKHYKIARVMREKEE; translated from the coding sequence ATGGTGGTCACTCTGGTTGGGGAAAAACTTGCAAAGCCGGGAGTCGAGTTCATTTTCTACGGCCCGGCTGACCCCTGCAGGACGTGCAAGCTCGCAAGGGTCTGCGTTGGAAACCTCGAAAAGGGAAGGCGCTACAAGGTGGTGAGGATACGCAACATAGAGCACTCGTGTCCCCTACACGAGGGGAAGGTCAGGGTCGTTGACGTCGTCGAGCCGGCCATAGACATAGCTATCGAACCGCGCTACGCCATCGTTGGCTCTAAGATGCGCCTCTCCTTTGTTAACTGTAATGATGAGGATAAGAGGGAAGTGATAAGGCCGGAAGGCCTCTTTGAGGGGGACACGGTTAAGATAGTCGAGCTCGTCGGCGACATCGAGTGCGGCGGGAAGCACTACAAGATAGCCCGCGTCATGAGGGAGAAGGAAGAGTAA